Below is a genomic region from Prolixibacteraceae bacterium.
GAAGATCTTAAAGCGTTTTTTTTATATCACATTAACCCAATTAGTCAATGTTACGTATTTTCTTTTCCCAAGCCCATGCTGAAGCTAAAGTCTCTTCAACAGTACTTTGTGCTTTCCATCCTAGCTCTTCATTTGCAAACGTTGTATCAGCCCATACCTTTTCGATATCTCCTGCACGACGATCTACAAGCTTATAGTTTAGCTTAACTCCTGTTACCTTCTCAAAGGCTTTCACCAATTGAAGAACAGTCAAACCGTTTCCTGTTCCAATATTAAAGAACTCAAGTGGCTTCTTATTGTTATGCTCCATCAGGCGACGAATTGCAACTACGTGTGCTTTTGCTAGATCGACAACATGAATATAGTCTCTCACAGCAGTTCCATCTGCAGTATCATAATCATCACCAAAAATACTTAGTTGCTCACGCAACCCAGCACCTGTTTGAGTGATATATGGTACCAAGTTCTGAGGAACACCTACAGGAAGTTCTCCGATCTCAGCTGAAGCATGTGCTCCAATTGGATTAAAATAGCGTAAAGCGATACCACGAACACCACCTGCAAATGCAGAGATAGAGTCGAATAAAATCTCTTCACACATTTGCTTTGTATTACCATAAGGAGAAGTTGCTTCCTGAACAGGGGCATTCTCTGTTACTGGCAACACTTCTGGTTGACCATATACAGTACATGAAGATGAGAATACAATACTTGGAACATTATATTGATCCATTGCTTCTAACAAGTTCATCAAAGAAACTAAGTTGTTTCTGTAATATAATAACGGCTTCTCTACAGACTCCCCTACAGCTTTACTTGCAGCAAAGTGGATGATTGCCTCTAAACCATCATGTTTTTGGAAATACTCTTGAACTTTCGCTCTATCACACAAATCAAATTGCTCAAAATGCGGACGGATTCCTGTGATTTTCTCAATACGATCTAAAACTTCGATATTTGAATTTGATAGATCGTCCACAATAAATACTTCGAATCCTTCATTTTGAAGTTCAACAACAGTGTGTGACCCAATATAGCCAACACCACCTGTGACCAATACTTGCTTTTTCATTGGTTTAATTTTTTATATTGTATACTGTGAATTACAAAGGTATAGATTTTAACATGAAGTATAGAACGTTTCTTTCGTATTGAACAAAGAATTAATACTTTTGAACAAGAATGCACTTTTTTGCGTTACGTAAAAAAGTGTAACCGAACAGATATTAGAAAAAACAAAACCGTAACCACTTATATTCAAATAGATACAACACCCATAGATATTGAAAGAATGAGATTAGAGCAATTATTCCATACATGGCTAGAAAAAAACAATTGTATTATCATTCCCAACATTGGGGCTTTAATAGTACAGCATATTCCTGCAAAATGGAACTCTAAAGAACGTCTATTTAAGGCACCTCATACGATCGTTTCATTCAACAATCATATTGTTAAAGATGATGGTGGGCTTGCACACCTCATATGTAACTCCCAAAAATGCAACTTCAAAGTAGCTACTGATCTTGTTATAGATTGGACCCTGTGGTGTTATAAAAGCATGCTACATGGAGAGAAGATCCTTCTTGATAACCTCGGGACATTAAATATGGATGCAAATGGATTCATATCAATGAAAATGATATCCCAAAAGAGTATGTTGGAATTAAACTATTTTGGACTTGAAGACATCATACTATCATCGAATCATCTCTCTTCATCAATTCAGTTCAAAGGAAAGCAACTGTGGAGAACTGATCATATCGTACCAAAGGTTGCTGCGGCTGCAGTGCTTTTAATGATACTTTGCATTCCCAATGCGACTCCAGATTATTTTAACTCATCATCAGAGGCATCCATGATTCCATACACGGAAGAAGTGCCAATAGCTCCAATAGATTCAGAAAAAGAAGAGGAGCTAATTCAAATACAAATTATTGCAGGTTCATTCCGAAATCGATCTAATGCACAGAATGTCCTTAATAAGCTAGAAGTAATCCTTCCTTCAAGATTTCATATTATATCCAAAGGAGATCAGATTTATCAAGTCTGTTCAACACAGCTCTTTCATCCTAATGGAGCCGATAAAACAGTAGATATCATACAAGCAACCTATCCCAACATCGGGCTGTGGAAAAAGAAATTCCAATAGCACCTCTAAATAAAAAAGGTGCCACCCTACCTTATGGATAGAGTAACACCTTTTCGTTATATACTTATCAAATACTCTTATCGAATCTCACTTCCATTCTTTAAGGTAGCATCTGGAGAGACAAAAGATAGTGATCCATCTGCATTCTCTGCCATTAAAATCATCCCTTGAGACTCTATTCCTTTAAGTGTTTTTGGAGCCAAATTCACAAGAATAGATACTTGTTTTCCAATAATATCTTGTGGCTTATAGAACTCTGCAATACCAGAAACTACCGTTCTTGTATCAATTCCAGTATCAACAGTCAATTTCAACAGTTTCTTTGTCTTTGCCACTTTTGAAGCCTCAACAATCGTTCCAACACGAAGGTCCATCTTTGCAAAGTCATCGAATGCAATATTCTCTTTTGCTGGTGAAGTTTCAGCTTGTGCAATCTCATTAGCTTTCTTTGTAGCCAAAAGTTTATCAACTTGCTCTTGAATCGTCTTGTCTTCAATTTTCTCAAACAACAATTCAGGCTTATTCACGACATGACCAACAGGAAGAAGTCCCATATCCCCTAACTGATTCCACTGGAATGGAGACACATTAAGAAATCCTCGAAGCTTTTCAGTTGTCTTTGGCATAAATGGATCAAAAGCAATTGTAAGATTTGCTGTGATCTGAAGACAAATATTCATGATTGTCTCCACACGTTTCTCATCTGTTTTGACCACTTTCCAAGGCTCACTATCAGCCAAATATTTATTACCTAAACGAGCCAACTCCATCGCCTCTTTAAGTGCCTCTCTAAAACGATAGTTCTCAATGGACTTCTCAATCTTAGCACGGAAAGTTTTCAATGTTTCGATCACCTCCTTATCGAAGTCTGTCAAATCACCTAAAGCAGGAACTACGCCATTATAATACTTTTGAGTAAGTACCATCGCGCGATTAACGAAATTACCAAAAACAGCAACCAGCTCGTTGTTATTTCTTGCTTGGAAGTCTTTCCATGTAAAGTCATTATCCTTTGTCTCAGGAGCGTTTGCTGTTAAGACATATTTTAAGACATCTTCTTTGCCTGGAAACTCTTCAATATATTCATGCAACCACACAGCCCAATTACGTGAAGTTGATATTTTATCGCCCTCTAAGTTTAAGAACTCATTTGAAGGAACGTTCTCTGGTAAAATATAAGAGCCTTCTGCTTTCAACATAGAAGGGAAAATGATACAGTGGAAAACAATATTATCCTTACCAATGAAGTGTACCATTTTAGTATCTTCATCTTTCCAATATTTTTCCCATTCAGGCGTACACTCTTTCGTGGCTGAGATATATCCAATCGGTGCATCAAACCATACATATAGAACTTTTCCATCAGCTCCTTCGATAGGAACAGGAACACCCCAATCAAGGTCTCTAGTTACTGCACGAGGATGCAAGCCACCATCTAACCATGATTTACACTGTCCATATACATTCGCTTTCCACTCTTTGTGATCCTCCAAGATCCACCCTTTTAACCAATCCTCATATTGATCTAAAGGCAGATACCAGTGTGTCGTCTCTTTTAGCTCAAGATCTCCGCCACTCAGTACAGATTTAGGTTGAATTAAATCCGTCGCATTCAATGATGAACCACAGCTTTCACATTGATCACCATACGCTTTATCGTTATTACACTTAGGGCAAGTTCCTACAATGTAACGATCGGCTAAGAATTGTTTTGCTTCTTTATCGTAATACTGCTCAGTGGTCTTCTCTACAAACTTCCCTTGATCATATAAAGTCTTGAAAAATTCCGATGCAGTCTCTTTATGAGTCTCGCTAGTCGTACGAGAGTATACATCAAACGAGATACCAAAGTCACTAAAAGCTTTTTTAATTATATTATGGTATTTGTCCACAACATCCTGAGGAGTAATACCTTCATTTTTTGCTTTTAATGTAATGGGAACACCATGTTCATCTGATCCTCCTATAAAAAGTACATCTTGTCCCTGCATTCGTAGATAGCGTGCATAAATATCGGCAGGAACATAAACTCCCGCAAGGTGACCAATATGTACAGGGCCATTTGCATACGGCAAGGCAGATGTAATCAGTGTTCTCTTAAAATCTTTCATCTTCTGCTATCTTATATATGAATTTTATTTCTTTAAATCATTTTATCATCACGGTTTGTTTATTGAATGTAAACAATCCACCATGTTGAAATGCAAAGATAATCAGTACAATCGAAAAATGATAGAATTCTTTATTTTTGCTTCCAATGATTTTATGATGATTAATAAAAACAACCACATATATGATGCTTTTCCCCCCGAACCTCAAAAAAAATGATCTAATTCTTATTATCTCACCTGCAGGTGCAGTCTCTCCATGTCAATTAAGTTATGGAATATCCTATCTTCATGACTTTGGTTTCCGCACCGAAGAGGGGCAATATCTATACCACCAAGAAGGCCCTTTCGCAGGAACTGACAAAGAGAGAGCCTCCGACTTGCAATGGGCATTAGATCACACCGAAGCAAAAGCAATATGGATGGCAAGAGGAGGTTATGGCACAATCAAATGTCTACCAAAAGTTTCGTGGGAAAGATTTGTTCAACATCCCAAATGGATCATTGGGTTTAGCGACATTACAGTCCTTCATCAAAAACTTTATCAACTCGATATACCTTCGATTCATGCGCCCATGATCACTCAATTTCAGGAAGCAAAAGCCCCAGTGGACCAAACCATCAACCTGCTTAAAGGAGAAAGAAATTCTATAACATGGAAGACAAGCACTATCTCCTTGCCCAAAGAGATCGTCGGACAACTCATTGGAGGGAACCTATCAATTATTCAGTCTTTAAGAGGTACCTCGCTTGATCTTGACTATGAAGATAAAATACTCTTCATAGAAGATGTTGATGAATACCATTACCATATAGACAGAATGGTTGAGAACTTATCGTATAGCGGAATCCTCGACAAAATCAACACGTTGATAGTAGGTTCATTTACCATGATCAGAGAAGGGAATCCTCCTATGCCATATAGCCTTGAAGACAATCTCAAACGCCTCTCTCAATACCACAACTTTCACCTTATTTTGGATGCACCTATTGGACATATAGAAGAAAATCATCCCATAATACTTGGATCAAACATTAAACTGTCGATAGAAGACCAAAAGGTGACACTCAATTATATGGATTGATAAAGCATATATATAGTAAAACCTTTTCTCTTGATTGCTGTTTTTCATTAACAGGTCACTCTTTTACAACATAAAAATGATCCCCGTGAAAACGCAAAAAGAAAAAGGTAATATTGGTGAGCAAGCAGCAGCTGACTTTCTGAAGTCAAAAGGATACACTATTCTTTATCATAACTGGTTTCAAGACCATAAAGAGATCGATTTAGTATGCACTGATAAAGATGAGCTTGTATTCGTTGAAGTAAAAAATAGAGAACAGTGGCAGAAGGTTGACATACGAGAACTTATACCACCAAACAAGATACGTAACCTAATTCAATGTGCCGACCTATATATCCAAACTAAAGATCCTCAGAGAGAAGTCCGATTTGATGTTATTATTGTAAACACAGACCAATCGCCTCCCTCTGTTAAACATATCGTTTCAGCTTTTAATGCTTTAGACTATTGAATATTTTTGAGAATTGCTCTAACCTCTCGGTAAAAACGTTCACGTCTAAAAGGTTTTGAGATAAACCCAGCAAAGAAACCATTCTCCACACGTTCGGTAATTTCTTCACACTCTAATGCGGTCTGAATACATATTCGAACATCTGGATAATTAACCCTTAACTCATCTGAAATCTCAATACCTGTACGGTCAGGTAGTTTGTAATCCATGAGTATTAAATCAAAATCATGATTTTTAACCGACTCTATAATCTCAGTATAGGAGCTAGCCAGCACACAAGAAATCCCCATTTCTTGTAAATACTTATTCATTAACATCGAATTTACAGGCTCGTCATCTACGACCAATACCAGATAATTCATATCTCCAAGATCTTGTGCCATTTCTAGATAGTAAAGTAAGTTTTGTTTTTAATAGACTACAAAAGTAGCTTAAAAAACGGGGATTCTAAATAGCTTTTAAAAAGCATATACAAATAGATAAATAATTCATTACTTTGTAAATCCAAACCTCACAACGGAAATTAATCATGAATATTGAGCAAATCAGAGAATATTGTCTTCAAAAACCTTTCACAACAGAAAGTTTACCTTTTGATGACACGTCACTTGTGTTTAAAGTTCACGAAAAGATGTTCGGACTTTTGATTCTTAAACATCCACATCGGATGAACCTAAAGTGTGATCCAGAAATCGCAATAAAACTCCGAGAGACTTATGATTTTGTTATTCCAGGGTACCACATGAACAAAAAACACTGGAATACTCTTAGTGAACTAGATAACATTCCAGATGATTTGATCATCGAATGGATCAACCACTCTTATCAACTAGTATGGAATAAACTACCCAAAAGGTTACAATCAAAATCTGAAAACGAATAAATATGAAACACTTCCAACAAACAGGAATAGTCCTACTATTCATCTTAAGCATGGTAAGTAGTATTACCTTAAATGCTCAAACAAAAAAAGACCAATATCAAGTTATATACGAAGTTCCTAACACCTCTGTAAAGAACCAACAACAAACTGGAACTTGTTGGTGTTTCTCAACCATCTCTTTCCTTGAGTCTGAACTGATAAAGTCTAAAAAGCAACAATACGATCTATCTGAGATGTTTGCAGTTAAAGAGGCGTACCATCAAAAAATAGAGAACTATGTACTTAGACAAGGTAAAGCAAACTTTAGCCAAGGGGGACAAGCACATGATGTGATATACGCAATGAAGTCTACGGGTATCGTTCCTCAGAAAATTTATAAGGGAAATAACTATGGTAAAATCCATAATCACACAGCTCTTGTAAAAGAACTAAAGAAAGAACTTGAAAAAGACAACAGTGAGGAAGTTCTTCCGAACAATTGGCTACCTAATGCGGATCAGATCTTAGACATCTATTTTGGACAAAGTCCATCCAACTTCGACTATGATGGGGAAAACTATACTCCTAAATCATTCCTTAAATCATTAAACCTAAACCTAGATGACTACATCGAAATAACAAGCTATACCCATCACCCTTTTAATCAAACATTTGTTCTAGAGATACCAGACAACTGGAGTAATGGATCATACTACAATGTACCAATTGATCGTTATATGGCTATTATTGATTATGCGCTTGAGAAAGGTTATTCAATAGTATGGGATGGAGATGTATCAGAAAAAACATTCCAACATAAAAATGGGATAGCATACCTTCCTGAAGGAACAGATGTGAGTCAAGAGGCAAGACAAAAGACCTTCTACAACAAAGAAACTACTGACGATCACCTTATGCATCTTGTTGGAAAAGCAACTAAAGACGGGAAAAATTATTACATCATAAAGAACTCTTGGGACAGCGACTCTAACGAATATGGAGGCTACCTATATATGTCAGAAGATTTTGTTCGACTTAAAACAGTATGTATCATGCTAAATAAAAAGTCACTTACAAAGAAAGAACGCAAACAGTTAAAAATATAAAGACACTAAATTTTACAGGGAGTCTAAAATACAGAAACATGGAATTTAAAGTTACAGACGAATTTATCCCTCTTATTAAACTGCTTAAAATATTACGAATAGCAGAAAGTGGAGGGCAGGCAAAGATGATGGTTGATGATGGTATTATCCTAAGAAATGGAGAACCAGAACATCGATATAGAGCAAAATTAGTTCCTGGAGATGTTATTGAGATCCCCGAACTAATTGAGGATAAGATCATTTTGATATAAAAAGAAAACGGTAGTACTCCCAAAATACTACCGTTTCTCTTTATCTGAGCTAAATTATTAGACCATTTGTTGATAAAGCGAACATTTACAATCAAAAAGTGTTAATCAAAAAGTTTCAAAATAAAGGGAATGGGGAACAAACGTTCCTCGCTTTAGAACAATTAGTATTCATCTATAAAACAGTTTCAACCATCAATAGTTTTCAAAGAGTTATATATTTTATTATTTATTAACATTACTGAAGACTACGAAGTGTGTAAAGGCAAAAACGAACACATAGATTGACAGTATAAGAAGAAATAGTCTTAAGATATTATCACCATAGAATATTCACCTATTTAACTTTTTTGATGAAGCAAGTATCAACGAAGTATCCTTGAAGTATCAACAAACTACGGAGGAAGCCTATGGCAATCCAATACCAAATAGAGTTTAATCTAAATTCTCTATAAAGTTAATTTCACACTACCCTCCACCATGAATATTTTTGTGTTCTGCTTACTTCTATCCTGATAAATGAAAAGATATTTATTATCATAACTTGCAACTTCTATATCACCCTGCCATGACTAACATCTCAACATCCTCGGCCTTTCCCCTGAGATGGTTCGAAGTACAGTCAAAGTTCATTCGAAGTTCATTCATCGATTTCGCATTTTGGGTGAGGGAACTTTGTATGTGGTTCGAAGAATATTTTAAAGAAGGCAGGAGAAGGTAGCATGTTACTTAGAAGAAGGTGGCTTTAATGGATTCTTGACCTTTGACATTCTGCTATTTTATGATCAGACACGGTACACTCAAGGAGTGTGTATGACATATCACACTCTTCTAATTGGGTCTTATTCGATTATATACCATCATGCATTAAATACCACAAAAAAAGCTACCCATTAAAATGGATAGCTTTGTAATATATTTTACTTGTCGATATTCTTACTGACGAACAGCTGCAATACCAGGAAGTTCTTTTCCTTCAAGATATTCTAACAATGCTCCACCTGCAGTAGAGATATAAGAAACATCTTTAGCGATATCAAATTTGTTAACTGCAGCAACTGAGTCACCACCACCAACAAGTGAGAAAGCACCATTTTTAGTTGCCTCAACAACAGCTTCACCGATTGCTTTAGTACCAGCAGCAAAGTTTTCCATCTCGAATACTCCAGCAGGACCATTCCATAGAATTGTTTTTGAGTTACCAATTACTTTCTTGAATTCAGCGATAGTATCAGGACCTACGTCAAGACCCATCCATCCATCTTTAATCTCACCAGAAGAAACAATCTCTGTATTCGCATCATTTGAGAAGCTATCAGCAGCAACACAATCAGAAGCAATAACAAGGTTTACACCTTTCTCTTTTGCTTTCTCAATAATGTTACGAGCCATCTCTAGGTAATCGTCTTCACATAAAGAAGATCCAACATTACCACCCATTGCTTTCACAAAGGTAAAGATCATACCACCACCAATAATCAAGTTGTCTACTTTATCCAACATGTTTTCGATGATTGTAATCTTTGAAGATACCTTAGCACCACCCATAATAGCAGTAAAAGGACGTGCTGGAGTTGCAACTACTTTATCTAAACTGTTTACTTCGCTTGTTACCAAAGTACCAAACATTTTAGCTTCAGGGAAGAATTGTGCGATCACAGCTGTAGAAGCGTGAGCACGGTGTGCAGTACCAAAAGCATCGTTAACCCAACAGTCACCTAGTTGAGACAACTGCTCTGCAAAAGCAACATCACCTTTTTTCTCTTCACCATGGTAACGAAGGTTCTCTAATAACAACACTTCACCTGGTTGAAGAGCATCAGCCATTTTCTTTACATCCTCACCAACACAGTCAGGAGCGATAATAACTTTTGTTCCACCAAGAAGCTCAGAAAGGTGGTTTACAAGAGGCTTAAGAGAAAACTTCTCTTCTACACCTTTTGGACGACCTAAGTGCGACATGATAATCGCTGCACCGCCTTCTTTCAACACCTTCTGGATAGTAGGAAGGGCTGCACGCATACGTGTATCGTCAGTAATATTAAAATTCTCATCTAGAGGCACATTGAAGTCAACACGAATCAACGCCTTCTTTCCAGAAAAATCGTAAGTCTCTATGTTTTGCATTTTCTTGTCGATTTGATATTTAAGACCCCCAAATATACAAAAAATGTGGTAAAATTGTTGTAAAACATATCTAAGAAGGAGACAATACTTGTCAAAAATTCATAGGAATCATATCTATCTATTATTTTTGTTACTTTTGAGACTGTAACTCACGAATTACTCACTGTTTTCAGGACATAAAAGATGCAATTTAAAGATATCGTAGGACACCAATCCACCAAAGAAAGATTAGTACAAATGGTTCATGAGGATCGTTTAAGTCACGCCTTGTTGCTTACTGGTTCTAAGGGGATTGGCAAACTATCTCTAGCTGTAGCTTTTCTTCAATATATTCATTGCAAAGAGCCCATTGAGAACGACTCTTGTGGTCAATGTAGTTCGTGTAAAAAGATCTCAAAGCTTATTCATCCTGATATGCATTTTGTCTTTCCTATCGTTAAGAATAAAGGGCTAGAAATATGCGATCATTATCTTCCCCAATGGAGAAAATCACTATGCAGTAATCCTTACCTTTCATTTAACGATTGGTTGGATCTTATTGACGCAGGAAATAAGCAAGCGATCATTTATGGAAATGAAAGTGAAGAGGTCGTAAAAAAGATTAATCTTAAATCTTACGAAGGAGGATATAAATCTCTGCTTGTTTGGTTACCAGAAAAATTAAACACTACTAGTGCCAATAAGCTATTAAAACTTATTGAGGAACCACCAAACAAAACGATTATGATCTTTGTTTCTCAAGAAGAGAATAAGATTCTTCCCACGATACGTTCTCGAATACAAGAGATCCGATGTCAAGCATTGACCACTGAGGAGATGGAGCTCTATCTTTCATCAACTTACCCCAATGCGGCCTCAAATATGGAAGAAACAGCTCGATTGGCTCAAGGGAGCATGAATCAAGCCATTAAAATTGTTGAAAGCCATAGTCTAAAAGAACAAAATTTAGTATCTTTTCAATCGCTAATGCGATTTAGCTACAGTCGTAAAATTGTAGATTTAATAAGTTGGGCTGAAGAGATGGCACAAAGAAATAGAGAAAGCCAAAAGGACTTTCTACTTTATGCCCAAAATATGGTTCGTGAAAATTTTGTCATGAACATGCAACAACCCGAACTTGTTTATTTAGATCAAGCTCAAAAAGATTGGTCTAATAAATTTTATCCGTTTATCAATGATCGAAATGTGGAAGTCTTAAACAACGAGATGACCAATGCATTTCGTGATGTATCGATGAATGGAAATAGTAAAATCATTTTTCTCCATTTGGGGTTGATGATAACCAAATATATACGTGCATAGATTGCACACATAAAAGTGATGGCTTCATCAACAAGCCATACCAAAATGTATACGGTAGAAATGCTATTCGTATACCTTTTTTAATCTCCCATTGCATTCGTTTTAATTGCACTGGGGTCAACATATATAGAACTAGTTATGAACTCTACAGATAATTCATGTAAGGGTTGCTCGATGGGAAAAGAGTCAAGATCTTGTCCCAAGTTACAAGTCCACGACTGGTTGAGCGACGTACCAAATACCTTCAACAAAGGTGAAATTGTTGAAGTCCGTTTTAAGAATACTCGAAAGGATTACTACTTTAATATCCACGGAATTCACCTAGAAGTAGGAGATATGGTGGCTGTAGAAGCTTCTCCTGGACACGATATAGGAATGGTTTCATTAACAGGTGATCTTGTATTAAAGCAGATGAAACGCCATAAAGTGACCTATATTGATGGGGAACTAAGAAAAGTTTATCGTGTTGCCAAACCTGTCGATATTGAGAAGTGGGAAGAGGCGATGGCATTAGAACATCAAACGATGCTGACAGCCCGTAGAATTGCCGAAGAACTTCAGCTCAATATGAAGATTGGTGACGTGGAATTTCAAGGAGACAAAACAAAAGCCATCTTCTACTATATCGCGGATGAACGTGTCGATTTCCGTCAATTGATCAAGGTCTATGCCGAAACTTTTCGCATACGTATTGAGATGAAACAAATCGGAGCCCGACAAGAAGCGGGTCGAATTGGAGGAATTGGTCCTTGTGGCAGGGAACTTTGTTGTAGTTCTTGGATGACGAACTTCGTTTCAGTGACAACAAATGCAGCTCGCTACCAAGAGATCTCTCTTAATCCCCAGAAATTAGCAGGACAATGTGGAAAGTTAAAGTGTTGCTTAAACTATGAGCTAGACTGCTACATGGATGCACAAAAAGACTTTCCATCCACTCAGATTCCGCTACATACAAGAAAAGGTAAATATCTATTCCAAAAAGCAGACATCTTTAATCGAGTGCTATGGTATGCACTTGATGGAAGTGGTCCCAATAGAATTGTTGCTTTGACTGTAGACAAGGTCAAAGAAGTTATTCGTAAAAACAGGAATAGCGACTCCGTTGATGAGTTGATTAGTGATGTTGATGTCTCGATGGTTATCAGTGAATCTGCGGAATATCAAAATGTCGTAGGACAAGACAGCCTTGATCGTTTTGATAAACTAGAAGATAAACCTATCAAGAGAAAGAAAAGAGGCCGAAATATTAAGAGTGATAAAAAGAGGCCTCCTCGAGCTCAAAAGCCTACAAGAACTGACAACGAAACAACCACAGCAAAGAGACCAGAGCAGAAAGATAGAAAAGGGGATGACGAAAGTAATAAGAATCGTCCAAACCCAAGGAACAGACGTAGGCCGTCAGATTCTAAAGCTCCTAATAATCCTTCACCACAAAGTACACAAGCACCTAAAAAGGCAGATAAAGAGGTACAAGGTGAAGCGTCAAAAGAAGGTGCTGAAAATAAAAGGCGTCCAATACAAAGAAGAAAAAAGAACTTTAGAAGACCGAAGAAAGATGATGCGTAATGTACAACTAATGATCCTTCTATTGGGAGTACTGCTAGGGACATCTTCTTGCCAAGATAATAGGACGTTTAATTCGTACTATAACATCAATAATGATCAATGGCATCAAGACTCCATCGTAGTTTTTTCACCCAATGTTACATCCGTGGATCAAGCTCTAGATTTAGATGTAAACATACGAAACACGAATAGTTATGATTTCAACAATCTATGGCTTTTCATTAAGACCACCACTCCAAGTGGTGTGGTCTTTAACGACACAATTGATGTCCCAATGGCAGACCATCGTGGGAGATGGCTAGGAAGGGGCCTGGGAAATACTTTTGAACTTAGCTATCCTTTCAAAACGAACACCCTGCTTCCTGACACTGGTACATACCATATCGAGATTATGCAAGGGATGCGAAGTGAGGCGAAATATATTGATGGCATTTCAGATATTGGATTAAGAAT
It encodes:
- a CDS encoding phosphoglycerate kinase, whose protein sequence is MDKKMQNIETYDFSGKKALIRVDFNVPLDENFNITDDTRMRAALPTIQKVLKEGGAAIIMSHLGRPKGVEEKFSLKPLVNHLSELLGGTKVIIAPDCVGEDVKKMADALQPGEVLLLENLRYHGEEKKGDVAFAEQLSQLGDCWVNDAFGTAHRAHASTAVIAQFFPEAKMFGTLVTSEVNSLDKVVATPARPFTAIMGGAKVSSKITIIENMLDKVDNLIIGGGMIFTFVKAMGGNVGSSLCEDDYLEMARNIIEKAKEKGVNLVIASDCVAADSFSNDANTEIVSSGEIKDGWMGLDVGPDTIAEFKKVIGNSKTILWNGPAGVFEMENFAAGTKAIGEAVVEATKNGAFSLVGGGDSVAAVNKFDIAKDVSYISTAGGALLEYLEGKELPGIAAVRQ
- a CDS encoding gliding motility lipoprotein GldH — encoded protein: MMRNVQLMILLLGVLLGTSSCQDNRTFNSYYNINNDQWHQDSIVVFSPNVTSVDQALDLDVNIRNTNSYDFNNLWLFIKTTTPSGVVFNDTIDVPMADHRGRWLGRGLGNTFELSYPFKTNTLLPDTGTYHIEIMQGMRSEAKYIDGISDIGLRIDLTEYKGGKE